One genomic window of Meleagris gallopavo isolate NT-WF06-2002-E0010 breed Aviagen turkey brand Nicholas breeding stock unplaced genomic scaffold, Turkey_5.1 ChrUn_random_7180001860529, whole genome shotgun sequence includes the following:
- the LOC100538436 gene encoding proto-oncogene Mas-like yields MSASTTPFFLPDTDNQAQGANHSSAAGKSELSYAVLKFMESFCLISAICGMVGNGMVLWYLGFRIRRNHFTLYILNLAAADFGYLLCIAIETVQYLMQFNVGVQFGIFLFLDLFMYGTGLYLLTAISIERCLSVLCPVWCRSHRPKHLSAIISGLLWGLSLLLNMVGYILCSMHPSGSCWMLLIAIGVLDFLVCTPLMLFFSLTLFLRVKCSSQNFRTGRLFTVIMLTVLFFLIFAVPLSVLILFDFLGYKFLYSPEIGFVLSCVNSSLNPVIYFLVGSYRDRRIKFTLRLAFQRAFEDSADDKEERDTRDTITMSS; encoded by the coding sequence ATGAGTGCATCAACTACACCATTCTTCCTCCCAGACACAGACAACCAGGCTCAAGGAGCTaatcacagcagtgctgcaggaaagtCAGAGCTATCATATGCCGTCCTCAAGTTCATGGAGAGCTTCTGCCTCATCAGTGCCATCTGTGGGATGGTGGGAAATGGCATGGTTCTATGGTACCTTGGCTTCCGCATCCGCAGAAACCATTTCACTCTCTACATCCTAAACCTGGCTGCCGCTGACTTTGGCTATCTCCTCTGCATCGCCATTGAGACTGTCCAGTATCTGATGCAGTTCAATGTAGGGGTACAGTTTGGGATATTCCTCTTCCTGGATCTTTTCATGTATGGGACTGGCTTGTATCTCCTAACAGCCATCAGCATTGAAAGGTGCCTCTCTGTCCTCTGCCCAGTCTGGTGCCGAAGCCACCGCCCAAAGCACTTGTCTGCCATCATCTCTGGCTTGCTCTGGGGCCTTTCTCTGCTACTGAACATGGTTGGCTATATTCTGTGCTCCATGCACCCctctggcagctgctggatgctgctcattGCCATAGGTGTCTTGGATTTCCTGGTCTGCACACCCCTCATGCTGTTCTTCAGCCTGACCCTCTTCCTCAGAGTCAAGTGCAGCTCCCAGAACTTCCGAACAGGACGGCTCTTCACTGTCATCATGCTCACCGTgctcttcttcctcatttttgCTGTGCCTCTCAGCGTCCTCATCCTCTTTGACTTCTTGGGCTACAAATTCCTCTATTCACCCGAGATCGGCTTTGTGCTGTCCTGTGTGAACAGCAGTCTCAACCCTGTCATTTACTTCCTTGTGGGGAGCTACAGGGACCGGAGAATCAAGTTCACCCTCAGGCTGGCATTCCAAAGGGCCTTTGAAGATTCAGCAGATGACAAAGAAGAACGGGATACCCGAGACACAATAACTATGTCCTCCTAA